In one Halorubrum sp. CBA1229 genomic region, the following are encoded:
- a CDS encoding antitoxin VapB family protein, producing MGTRNVRLDEDVYERIKSEKRPDETFSEAVERLIGGSSLLELAGILSDEAADEFRRAIDESDEAGAREIDELVDRFDGDDDT from the coding sequence ATGGGGACTCGCAACGTCCGGCTCGACGAGGACGTGTACGAGCGGATCAAAAGCGAGAAGCGGCCGGACGAGACGTTCTCCGAGGCCGTGGAACGGCTGATCGGCGGGTCGTCCCTGCTCGAACTGGCCGGAATCTTAAGCGACGAGGCGGCCGACGAGTTCCGGCGCGCTATCGACGAATCCGACGAGGCGGGCGCGCGGGAGATCGATGAGTTGGTCGACCGGTTCGACGGTGACGATGATACTTGA
- a CDS encoding type II toxin-antitoxin system VapC family toxin — protein MNGDDAAVEAAREIEASSVPQKVPAQVVYELYVGVGYSENAAREVESIRSVLESRPVIDFTEDIAKRAGRLDGRLRREGSRIGQGDVRIAATAIRHDEPVITGNPKDFNRIPDVDVREY, from the coding sequence ATGAACGGCGACGACGCGGCGGTGGAAGCCGCACGCGAGATCGAGGCGAGCAGCGTTCCCCAGAAGGTTCCGGCACAGGTCGTGTACGAGCTATACGTCGGCGTCGGCTACTCTGAGAACGCCGCTCGGGAAGTCGAGAGCATCCGATCGGTGCTGGAGTCGCGCCCAGTCATCGACTTCACCGAGGACATCGCGAAACGCGCCGGGCGCCTCGATGGGCGGCTCCGACGCGAGGGCAGTCGCATCGGGCAGGGCGACGTCAGGATCGCTGCGACTGCGATACGTCACGACGAGCCGGTCATCACCGGGAATCCGAAGGATTTCAATCGAATTCCGGACGTGGACGTTCGCGAGTACTGA
- a CDS encoding type IV pilin N-terminal domain-containing protein gives MKPSNLFNSDDRAVSPVIGVILMVAITVILAAVIGTFVLGLGDSLGDSQPTAQLNAEAQNGDLIIEHNGGDAIGAEDLTIQVSTAANGSTEVSGLFDSEFGVGDTANATYDTNDSGATVSVDITIIHNPSDSILLDRTIDANDVDGTEFDGLTWSV, from the coding sequence ATGAAACCAAGCAACCTGTTCAATTCGGACGACCGTGCCGTGAGTCCCGTTATCGGGGTCATTCTCATGGTCGCAATTACCGTGATTCTGGCCGCCGTCATCGGGACGTTCGTGCTCGGGCTCGGCGACTCGCTCGGTGACAGTCAGCCGACAGCGCAATTAAATGCAGAGGCTCAAAATGGTGACTTGATTATTGAGCACAACGGTGGCGACGCAATCGGTGCTGAAGATCTGACTATCCAAGTTTCCACCGCAGCAAACGGTAGCACGGAAGTCTCTGGGTTGTTCGACAGTGAATTTGGTGTGGGTGACACTGCGAATGCCACCTATGATACTAACGACTCTGGTGCGACAGTGTCTGTAGATATTACTATCATTCACAACCCGAGCGATTCGATCCTGCTTGACCGCACAATCGATGCGAATGATGTTGACGGAACCGAGTTCGATGGACTGACCTGGTCCGTGTAA